AATgacgcggggtggggggggggggcggagtacACGAAAAACAAAACGGTTGGCCGCGACAATTTCCTAGTCTCTCACCCCATCATTTAGCCATCACACGGACACCTTTAACTGCTTTAACCATTTTTGAGATGCGCAGAGATgcgcagagagaaggaaggggacgCACACTCACAGAGCCTCACGCCCCTTGACGCTGACATTTAGAAAAGGATTCTAAATCCTTCCTGTCATTCTCAAAGGACGGGAAAAGGAGTTGTGGCAAGACCTAGAGCGAGGAGACTGTCTGACTTTTCAGCAAGTTGGACAGATGACATATTAGCTCCTGCAACGTTCACATCTGgtttgaacaaataaaaagagaaagaaagagggaaaaacacttaaaaaattccgCCGCGGGGCTCTGCAGGTCTTGCTACCCAGTAGCCCCCAGAAGACAACCAATTCCTGCGCGTTCCGCTCCGCTcaccctccttcccaccttctctctctctctctctctctctctctctctctctctctttttttttcctttttttcccacgCTCGCCGTGAACCGAGTCCCAGGGAGGCAGAAGCAAGGCACcggtccccttcctcctctcctcaacCAAACCACCGCAGCCGAGCGCGTGAAGCTTCCCTTTGTTCATCCAGGCTGCTCTCCTCCCCGGCAGATCCACCTGGATGCTCTCCCTCGGTGACATTTTGCGCCGGGGCTGGTGGGTGGCTGGGGTGGAGCGAGAGGagccggagggggcgggggcggagaaAGGTCAAGCCGAGGGAAAGGCAGGAGACGCCTTTCATAACCTGCGTGGCGGGGCGTGCGCgcggttatttatttattttctccttatttattGATCGCACGAGCAGAGCGGCGCGGGGAGCCGGGGGAGATGCAGGACCACCCACTGGCGGGGAAGCAGCCAGCCGCCCTCCCGCGCCCCCGCGCTGCCGAGCGCCTCCTGCCTCTGCGCTCCGGCGATTGCCCtcgccggccccggccccggccccggctccggctccggccccgctgcgccgccgccgccgccgccgcccgcccggccgCCCCGCAGCCCCTCAGCCTCGCAGCCCCGCACCGCCCCGCTCGGGCCCCGGCGACCGCGGCGGCGCAGTAAGTTGGCAGGAGCGAGTCCCCTCCGTTCTCGCCTCCCCCGCACCTTTTGAACTTGTTGCTGCTGCTCGGCTCGCCTGCGCCTGGCTTTTGGAAGgtgaaaaggaggagggaagcacagaggaatgggggaaggggaagaagagctCGCTTGAGCTTTATTTATGCCCTCTGGGCGCATCGGATTCGGCTGCTCGGGAGCTGCTTTCTCGGCTTTTCCCTTTCCGGGTGCACGGCGAGGAGAAAGTCTCTATGCAACTCAGCCCCGGCGCGCACTTTGCCAGGTATGTACCGCGAGCGAGGCGCGTTCTGCGCGGAggcaggtgctgctgctgctgctgctgctgctgccgccgcggcggcggcggctgctgccAGCTCCCGGCTTCTGTGACTGTCACACTGCACCTGGGCTGAACTTGAAAAGAGAGTGAAGGGGCCATTGGGCGAACGCTTTTGGCAGATACAAGGGGTGCTTGCAGACGAGGGGGAGGCGGATCTGTCTTCACGCCCCCCACCGTGCCCACCGCCACAGCACCTCCATCTCTGCAAATACGGCCCGAGGAGTGGAGGCGGCCACCGGACTCCCAAAGAGATATGGGGCAGCGGCTGTGACCGCATCTCGGAAGCTACAACAACAGGTCGCCTTTCTGAGACTCCTTTGGCGGGAAGGGCCACTTGGAAAGGGGAGGTTTGGAAGAGCTGCAAGGGAAGGTGGTAGGGTTCTCGAATTCATCAGAAGAACACCACTGAATGACTGTCCCTCGTTTTCTCTGTCCTACACGACGCGTACTGGCCCTACATTATCCGGACTGTGTCAGGGGAGAAATCAGACACCTGTCTGAAGAAATTGCTGCGCCTAAAGTCACCTGTGTACTTATTCGTGCCAGGAGTGGCCTGGCCCAGCTGCTGGAAGAGATCTGGTGAGGTTCTGCTGGGTGTGATTGTAAGGacgttgtatatatacacacattttttctttttacaaatccCTGCGTTGGAGGGAAACTTACCTTTCCGAGAACTGTGACTTCACCAGGAGCCCCGCCTTGGAGTAAGAGTGATACCTCCAGACCGCAGCTCTCAGTATTGGGTTCGACGGCCGGAAGCGAGTGAGTGTGGCGACTGTGACCCGCTGTAGAAGCCTGATCGCCCTTCGTGCCTCGGCTTCGAGGAACCATGGCGGCGGGTGTGGCCGCGTGGCTGCCCTTTGCTAGGGCAGCAGCCATTGGCTGGATGCCCGTGGCCTCGGGGCCCATGCCGGCTCCCCCaaggcaggagagaaaaaggaCCCAAGATGCCCTGATTGTGCTCAATGTGAGTGGCACTCGTTTCCAGACGTGGCAGGACACCCTGGAACGCTACCCGGACACTCTGCTGGGCAGTTCGGAGAGGGACTTTTTCTACCACCCGGAAACTCAGCAGTACTTTTTTGACCGTGACCCAGACATCTTCCGCCATATCTTGAATTTCTACCGCACCGGGAAGCTGCACTACCCTCGCCACGAGTGCATCTCTGCGTATGATGAGGAACTGGCCTTCTTTGGCCTCATCCCAGAGATTATCGGGGACTGCTGTTACGAGGAGTACAAGGATCGCAGGCGGGAGAACGCGGAGCGTCTGCAGGACGACGCCGATACCGACAACACGGGAGAGAGCGCGCTGCCCACCATGACCGCCCGGCAGAGGGTGTGGCGGGCGTTTGAGAACCCCCACACCAGCACGATGGCCCTGGTGTTCTACTACGTGACAGGCTTCTTCATTGCCGTCTCAGTCATCGCTAACGTGGTAGAGACAGTGCCCTGCGGCTCCAGTCCCGGGCACATTAAAGAACTGCCTTGTGGGGAGCGGTATGCGGTGGCCTTCTTTTGCTTGGATACAGCCTGCGTCATGATCTTCACAGTTGAGTACTTGCTTCGCCTGGCCGCGGCACCCAGTCGTTACCGTTTTGTGCGTAGTGTCATGAGCATCATCGACGTGGTGGCCATCCTGCCTTACTACATTGGGCTGGTGATGACAGACAATGAGGATGTCAGCGGAGCCTTTGTCACGCTCCGGGTCTTCCGGGTCTTCCGGATCTTTAAGTTTTCCCGCCACTCTCAAGGCCTGCGCATCCTGGGGTACACTCTGAAGAGCTGTGCCTCAGAATTGGGCTTCTTGCTCTTCTCGCTCACCATGGCTATCATCATTTTTGCTACAGTCATGTTCTACGCAGAGAAGGGGTCTTCGGCCAGCAAGTTCACCAGCATCCCTGCTGCCTTCTGGTACACCATCGTCACCATGACAACACTAGGGTAGGTGCCGTCAAGGGAAATGGGGTGGAGGTTGGATATCTGTGAGGTGACCGTGGACCCAATAAGGTTCTACAGTTCAGAGgaaatgcttttttctcttttctaagtgGGTTTAGGAAAGCATTATCCAAGTGGCTCTGAGTAACTCCTTATCCACGAAATGGGTATGATACAGAGATTGAAGTCATTTAGGGATTTGCTGGCCGGTGTTGAGTATGGATGCCTGAAGGtgacaaacacacaaagaaattttagaattccTGAATATAGGGAAggataatattatatatatatcaatacatAAAGATATGACAGTGAAAAACACAAAATTGGTGCCCAGTAAAGGTATGAATATGCATAATATGTATTGAAGTGCCTAGAGAGAGTTCCAGTGTATTCAAATGAAAAGTTTTCATGTATATTTGAAgtattattttcatgtaaatagaTACTTGTGGCATGCATTTTCCTCCTAAGAAccataattcttattttacaacATTATAAAACACAGATTATACGTATCATTACCCAAGGattttgtaatatgtatatacatattcatatacatgcattttcattttggatgATAGGTTATGCGGTTTTAGAATATCAGGGCTGAAACTGATCAACCCTACAAAATGAAGTAGAATGATATTTGCAACATATCTTACACTATAAGTTCATAGTTTTAGAAAAAAGTCAGTAACTATCACTCACACAGTTTTTAGAAACTACAGATCCCATCAGGCAATGGGCCTATGACCATTAAATATACTTAGAAGGTAGAACACTATCTGGTGAGATTGATGGTCATCAGGGGCTGATCGTATTATAGAATTTTGTGCATTGTAATTTCCTTCTAGAATTCTTCtgtgtgttcttttatttggggATAATGGTGTTTTGCAACCCAATGGGCATATTCcaaattaatgtgtttttttttttttaataaatatgaagcTAGAATTAAGGTTTCTTTAGATggtacaaaaaaggaaaagtatgaaATGATTAATGTTAATCAAGCTGCAGAAAAGTAGCAGAATTTACATATTATAggatctaataaaataaaatggttagtGTCTTTTACTTTTATGAGTTCTTAGGTAAGCCAAGTAGTGAGTGATGTTAGTGCCctttcttcagcttttctttgctgcttttcttGCATAGTTAATCAGTTCAATAAGGCTTTGGTAATGGCTGTAGGAAAAAAGTTATTCCCAAGGctgcttttttaagttttgtgtcTGGCTAATCTAATTGTCTTCTTTAAATGACCATGTGGTTAAAGTCAACTTAATTTTATTAGCCATATTGTGTTCAGCAGAAAGTCTCATGTTGTCATATGGCCAGCTAATGGAATATCGTATATGTGAAGAATTTCTGGTGAAGTTAATTAAGAATTTATACTAAGCTAAAATACCATAGTATGATTTTGATTTTGTCTCACGTATTTTTTAAGACCTACTGGTGCACTAGAAAAATGAATCAGTGAAAATCCATATCCTACTGCTTCTATGTGCTTTTTATCGTGTTGGTAGTTTTGTGACAAATTTTGAAGGTGATAACAGAATACCTTAGCAGTGAAGGTGCTTATTTCTTATCAAagagaattatatatatgtgtgtggtttGGGGGCTTATTGTCTTTTTATCATTTGAAATCTTTGTTAAGGACAATTGGATAGTGCAAATCACTATCAGGACGTCAAATCAGAAATGTGTatgaataaaaagagaattctgttttaagaggaaataaaagaaacattaaaaggttacatatatatatatatatatatatatatatacacacacacatatatatatacatgtatatgcatttaCATATAAAACTTGGTGTCTATGGTAGTGTTTTTCATGAAGAATCAGTGAATCATTTTAATACCATATACTGTCTATATGGTTGAATATCGGTATTATTATAATGAATATTGATGAGATGCTAATTTCATCTGGCTATAAGTTCTAGACATGAGaagttactattattttaaaatttgtttcctgaaatgacttttttttgaagtttatttttattaaattcagggaaaaaaagaggaagttttAACcattaatgacattttctttattatataaacaaaatacttataagcatatttttgaaatcatttaaGAAACTGAATCATAATGCCTGAGTCAAATCTATGACATGGATTTATTAGTTCATATGTTCTGTATGTAAgtagattagaagaattaattatatatactttctcaaaacttggaaacaaaatGGAAGTTACTTTTAAGACGTAAGTTTCACTGaagttgaaaattttaattttcaagaaattaagttaattaatGATCCTGATGAAATATAGCAGTCATACTTTTAAGATGTAGAAATGTGGATGCAATCAAAATACAATCCATGTATTGAAAAATGTATATGAACATTTAAGAAAGTATATGCTTTATGATATAGAAAGTTTCTTAGAAAGatgtcttcagtttcctcatcaaaacatatttataatgtattttattttcctggagaaatagattttgttttaaatcctgcCTGTTTGGTGTCTTTGGTTGCACTGTGATTCAACAGCTTTatttaagaacagaaaatattcagCAAAAGCCAttgtctgaatttattttttcactctaGTTTTATACTTACAGGCTGAAGTGTTAGGTATAAACTTTCTGGAAAATATGCAATAGTCTGAGTTAAGATCAAGCTGTGTCTGATAGATGACCAAGAATTTCCCCGTACATTTTCTGAACTCTTTTTACTTGGCTGTTATTTTTGATGGAGCTAATATTCATCAATTAATGATAATAGAAGTGAAAACGGAATCCTAAACAGTGGTTATCGAAAACCTAGCTCATATAAACATTATCTACATGAGAAGTAAAGGCAAGACCTTTGTAATTTAGGACTGACAGAATTATCTACTTCTCGGGTCCTTTGAAACAATTTCAGTTCGGTTTTGGGCTGAAGAAATGAGTGGGTCTGTCTTACAACTGTTGTGTGTTCATCGAATCATTCATTCTTATGCTCCCTGAAATCTCAAATATATCACTATACCATAACTTAACCATGCTTTTATATAACCAATTATTTGCTGCTAAAATTAATGCTTTGAAGTGTAATTTTAAGCCTACCCATTTCCTATTAAAGTAAGAAACCTtaaaagcacaatttaaaaaaatcagtgacagAAAGAGTATcagaaagaatttttagaaaagtgTTTAGATTGAGTGGTCAAGTGTATCTGTTTTTTCACTTCATCTTTTCCTTCGGAGCATATTCATAGGCCTTCACTGGCCCTCAGTGCCCTTttactccccccacctccctcctttccATAATGTAAACTCTAATTGCTGCCTTAAACAGCCTTGGGAGAAAAAGAACCTGGAACTCCTCTTTTGTCCTAATGACCCTTGGCAGATAGCATGCAGTAGTGGTGTTTCTTCCAGGTGGTAGTACTCAAATGGTACCAAGTTTaggaatttttcaaatgtttatcagtgatcaaaaaagattttgtaaaaacaatatttaacaaGGTCCAGCATCAGTTTACCATTTATCGTACCTCAGGTTTGTGACTTGTGAGTTAGAAGTGGTACCAGGTGGCACATTAAATAATCTGAGGAGCTTGTATGGTAGCAACACCTGCATTTTTGGTCACGATCACTAACCACTTAGACCCTTGTTTTTAAACagattgtggggcacctgggtggctcagtcagttaaacgtgtgacttgattttagctcagggtatgatctcagcgagatccagccccgcgttgggggaggctgcttgggattctctttctccctctctcctcctgccctccccctgcgtGTGCACGCgttctctcgctcgctctctctcaaataataaatacatttaataaaaaaaaaacaaacattgtatTACTCATGACATAAAACTTAAGAACTTgagaaatttcttatttcttaatttctgtggTCCACcacttctttaattttaaaacaaagttgctTTTATCAAAGTTTTCACTTGGGAAAGAAAGCTACTACATGGCATTTCTGTAAAGTTTTTGTTTAACATGCAGCTTTATGATTTTAACTACAGAAATTATATTCTGATTTCTGAACCAATCTGGGAAAACAAGAAGGGTGCTGTCATCAGAGACAAATATGGTAGAATTACATCTGTGCTCCCAGAAAACTTAGTGTAGTTGTCCATTTATAACTCTAAAAAAACTAGCACtataatatttcaattttaataggTTTACTAAATTGCTGTTTTgtgaaacaaagaagcaaaatagTTTTTTTCACTGCAGTTTTCCTAACACTGTGTCAGTATCTGTGTATCCTCTTTTTGGAGTGGCATGATTGGAGAGggattatatatagaaatatgcCACATATGTTATACTTTATGTGCATACAAATGTGTTATATATGtcaaatacaatatataaatatattaaagtattacattttatatatcatataatatagaACATATACCTTACATAACACATATATGTTGTTAAGTATACATGATTAAAAAGAAggggcttttaaatattttcctgctAGCCATCACTATCCTGACTACATAGCTTTGGGGAATGTTGGGAGTATATCTTGcagaatcatttaaataaatagaaacttttcATTTACGCAGTTATTACTAAAAATGGGTAGAATTATTTTCCCCTGCACCAGCTTCTGCCCAAAATATTGCTAGCATGTTAATCAAATACATCTTTACAAGGTGGGAAGTAccaaatatttctctttcagatGAAAGAGCCATACTATGAGTaacatccatttttattttagcataccatgatatatatttttattaaattctttataGAGTGTGTTAATTGTTGGGAGttgaaaatgaacttttaaagaaatgtagaCATGTAATATGTATTCTTCTTTTAGCATTAAGGTAACCAAACTTTAactatctttattttgttttagtcatCATTTAAATATAGACAGTATTTGACATGACATACAGATGTATCTTTTAAACGTGTGTATTTACCtagcatttttccttttcttttttacaagtaTTTACTTGGTTGCCAAACAGAGGTATGTCAGGAAGAGATAATATGTGTTCTATCAGCACAGCATAACTAGAGTGGGATTGTGTTCTAATTTTCAGTGGGTCTGTTATGATACGGATACTTTTTATCCTTTCAGGATTTCCCTTTAGACTACAGATTAGCTTGGTCTTATTTTATTTGTAGAGTTACTTCATTTAATTCTGATGTCATGTCCCAATACTCATCTTTGAAAATGAGTTAATGAACTTCAAATGTCTTATTACCTAATTTCTAAACTTCTGGTGGAAAGAAACTTAGCTGTTACTCATTTACAGTCCATCATTTTCTACATGTAAGACTTTTGGGGGCTTACTGATAGTTACACAATTAGCAGCagcatttttgttatttcatttttcactcttttttttttttttcctctcaagacCATAAAACATTATCTAGGAATATGTAATAATAGCTATCTGGAGATTACTGCTGATACTACAGAGtaagaaaaggaataaactttctctctatttctctgctAGTTCTGCTCTCTGTGACTCACAGTACATTTCTCAGCATCACTGTTAGTCCTGCATTTATTTACATAGTACTGGGTTTTAGCATGATGGTGCCCAGTTGACATAACAAAACCATGTGTTCCTGTTCAGTGAACTCTTAGGCTATTTGGAAGCAAACTATATGGTGGTAAGTATTTTACCTGGcctaataaagaagaaaataaatcaattattttGCTTGAATTACCTAAAAAGAGTTGGCCTGCAAGTTGTTAAAACTATACAATTTAACTTCTATTTCATTGAAAGAGCAGGAATGGtaaaaagaatattcactgaGAAGGAAGTATTATTTATCCTTCAGAGCTATAATAATGATTTTactccctcccccccattctCCATATGTCTTATACTGTTTTCtgattacgtgtgtgtgtgtgtgtgtgtgtgtgtgtgtgtgtgtgtgtatcaccatTGTTCTACCACTGGCTTCAGCAGCTAGTTTTGGCAATGTGGGATATAGTGTGGTATTGAAAAGAAACCCAGTACTGCAATAGCATCTCCACATTTCTGTGCACACTGACACTGCTTCTTGCTTCAGTAGATTCCATCGGAATTTTTACCCTTTAGTTTTCTCCTTTGAGAACCAGTCTTTACAGTGATTTTCTCCATGAAGCCTTCTCGACCTCCCATGCTTATACCATCTATAGTTGGAATTACATTTGACATTagtaatgttattttatatatgttacagTTCTACTTCTTGCCTTCCTAACCAGATTGAAAGGCTTTTAGTATGGGGCCATACCTTTTGGGGACTTATTACCTATTAGTGCAGTGTCTAAATGTAGAAAAATCTACATTAAGGCTTTGCAAAATcatggtgtgaggtgatacctgcaCACCATGGAGAGCTCCTTCGTTTTGGAACAGTGCCATCTTGACATCAGCCATCATCTACTAATGTAATCTTTCGCTTTGTTCAATGTTAGGGAAAACTGGAATTTATTATTTGAACATTTTGTCTTTGTACTACAatctgccttttttatttttctttttggacttGGGAGGGCTATGAGACTCTTCCACTCTTTGATCTGTAACTGATTTTCTTCAAAAGTTAGAATTAATGGCTGTCGATGGTTATTTCCTTAATCAGTGTGCTTTCTGGTGAAGGCTGGTAAATTGAAAATCCTCTGGGAAGCATATGGAGATATCTTATAATGCAAATGAATCAGTACAGAAATGTACTTACTGCCTTCTCTTTCAACCTCAGTTCCCCCAGTAAACATGAGCtggcccttttttttctttatctaagCCCACTCATCAATgcataaaatggaaatgtttaaaaatagtgaagtgttatttataaatgacataCACAATACACGATAAATGTAGTCTATCAGAGAGAAGTTCCTATTTGAAGCGGTTAAAAGGCAGGTATgtaaaatgtacacatatatgtggaTCCACATTCTGGCATGGTGGGCTGCATTTTGCATTGGGAATTTTGACATGTCTGTTATGTAAAGAAGATCTGAATTATAAAAAGTGTGGGGAGAATAGGCAGTGAATTATCAGAAGTCactaatgagaaaaaataacattgaaaGAGTAGGATGACTGTTGAAATAATGTCAAATAGAATGGGAAGGTTTTGTTCTAAAAAGTGAAAGGTCTTGTCTTTTTGCTCTCATGTGGGCATGATTCTGCCATCTTCCTCATTCCCTTTGCTTTtaagaataacaataata
This DNA window, taken from Panthera tigris isolate Pti1 chromosome A2, P.tigris_Pti1_mat1.1, whole genome shotgun sequence, encodes the following:
- the KCND2 gene encoding potassium voltage-gated channel subfamily D member 2, encoding MAAGVAAWLPFARAAAIGWMPVASGPMPAPPRQERKRTQDALIVLNVSGTRFQTWQDTLERYPDTLLGSSERDFFYHPETQQYFFDRDPDIFRHILNFYRTGKLHYPRHECISAYDEELAFFGLIPEIIGDCCYEEYKDRRRENAERLQDDADTDNTGESALPTMTARQRVWRAFENPHTSTMALVFYYVTGFFIAVSVIANVVETVPCGSSPGHIKELPCGERYAVAFFCLDTACVMIFTVEYLLRLAAAPSRYRFVRSVMSIIDVVAILPYYIGLVMTDNEDVSGAFVTLRVFRVFRIFKFSRHSQGLRILGYTLKSCASELGFLLFSLTMAIIIFATVMFYAEKGSSASKFTSIPAAFWYTIVTMTTLGYGDMVPKTIAGKIFGSICSLSGVLVIALPVPVIVSNFSRIYHQNQRADKRRAQKKARLARIRAAKSGSANAYMQSKRNGLLSNQLQSSEDEQTFMSKSGSSFETQHHHLLHCLEKTTNHEFVDEQVFEESCMEVATGNRPSSHSPSLSSQQGVTSTCCSRRHKKTFRIPNANVSGSHRGSVQELSTIQIRCVERTPLSNSRSSLNAKMEECVKLNCEQPYVTTAIISIPTPPVTTPEGDDRPESPEYSGGNIVRVSAL